The DNA segment CACAGGCCGGGCATTGATTGGACAGCGGAGCGACTCAGTCGGTATCCATCACCTTAGTCGGTATACCCCAACTTCGCCGCCCTGCTTTGCTGCGCCTGACCACGGGTCGCCAGGCAGTAATACAGCGGCACGGTGGCGACCAGGCCGACCAGCCACGACAGGTCGGCGCCTTCAACCAGATTGGCGTACGGTCCGACGTACAGCGAGGTGTTGGCGAACGGCAACTGCACGATGATGCCGATGAAGTAGGCAATGATTGCGTGCAGGTTGAAGCGTCCGTAGATCCCGCCATCGGCGCGGAAGATCGAGCTGATGTCGTAGCAGCCGCGCTTGATCAGATAGAAGTCGATCAGATTGATCGACGCCCACGGCACCAGCACCAGCAACAACGCCAGAATCAGCCCGATGAACTGCGAAATGAAATCCGCCGATGCGCCCAACGCGACCACGCAGCAACCGGCGAGCACTACGCTCGACAACACCACGCGCACCTTGATGCTTGGCGTCCACTGGCTGGCGAAGGTCTGGATCGAGGTGATGATCGACAGCACCGCGCCGTACAGATTCAGCGCGTTATGGCTGATGATATTGAGCAGAAACAGCACCATCAGAATCGGCCCCAGCCAACCGGTCGATTGCTTCACCGCCGCCATCGCTTCGGTGCCCTCCGGCGTCGCCAGCACCGCAACGGCGCCGAAGGCAAACGACAGAATGGTCCCCAGCGTCGCGCCCAGATAAGTCGCCCAGAACGGCTTGGCAATGCCGATATCGGCCGGCAGGTAGCGCGAATAATCGGACACGTACGGCGAGAAGCTGATCTGCCAGATGATCCCCAGCGACACCGTCGCCAGCCAGCCGGACAAGCTGAAGCTGCCGCGAGTGAAGAAGTCCGCGGGCAAGTCATTGGCGAAGATGTAAATGAAGCCGGCGAGCAACGCGCCGCCCATCACCCAGGTGCCGATGCGGTTCAGCGTATGAATGAAGTTGTAGCCGATCACCCCGATCGCCGTGGCCGCCAATGCACCGATCAGAATGCTCATTGGCGCCGGCACCGACGGCGCAATGCCGACGATCGATTTGCCCGCCAGGACAATGTTGGAAATGAAGAAACCGATGTAGATCAGCGCCGCAAAAAACACGATCAGCAGCGCGCCATAACGACCGAACTGACCGCGACTCTGGACCATCTGCGGAATGCCCATGCGCGGACCCTGGGCCGACGCCAGCGCAATCACCACGCCGCCGATCATGTGCCCCAGCGCAATCGCCAGCAGCCCCCAGAACAAATCAAGATGGAACACCTGAACCACCATGGCGCCGGTGACGATGGGCAGTGGCGCAATGTTGGTGCTGAACCAAAGGGTGAACAGGTCGCGGGCCTTCCCGTGGCGTTCCGCGAGTGGGACGTAATCGACCGTGTGATTCTCGATCAACGGATCTTGCCGGGACATCTGGGACATATGCATGAACTCGAGTTTGTCTGTTCTTATCTTTGTATGAAGCCAAACCGGGGGGACTCTTAGGTCGCCCCTCAGATGCAGACCATATTATGGTATTCCAAACTTTTCACAAGACTGATCCGTGATTTACCGCGCCATCTGATACGCCATCCTCGCCCAAAGCGCTGCTGGCAAACCAGCCGAATGCCCCGTAAATATTGAGTTTCCGACGAACGTGGCACGTTTATCGGTTCAGCTGGAAAGGCCTTGCAAACGCAAAATACTGGTATACCATCAGACCATCAAACAAACAAAAAACGCTGCACACCACCCGAGGAATGACCAATGATCGATGCTGCCATTTACAAACAAGTCATGGGCTCGTTCCCGTCCGGCGTCACCGTGATCACCACGCTCGACGATGACGGCCAGATCGTCGGCCTGACCGCCAGCGCGTTCAGCTCGCTGTCGATGGACCCGGCACTGGTGCTGTTCTGCCCCAACTACAGCTCTGACTCCTACCCCGTGCTGATCAAGAACAAGCGCTTCGCGATTCACGTTCTGTCTGGCGGCCAGCAAAGCGAAGCCTACGCCTTCGCCCGTAAAGGCAAGGACAAGGCGCAAGGCATCGAGTGGACATTGAGTGAACTGGGCAACCCGATCCTCGCCAATGCGACGGCAGTGATCGAGTGCGAACTGTGGCGCGAATACGAAGGTGGCGACCATGCAATCATGGTCGGCGCGGTGAAAAACCTGATCGTGCCCGAGCAAGTGGCCGGGCCGCTGGTGTATTGCCACGGCAAGATGGGGGCTTTGCCGGTGCTGGTTTGATGGCTCACCTCAATCAACTGTAGGAGTGAGCCTGCTCGCGATAGCGGTGTATCAGTTGACGTATATGTTGACTGACACACCGCTATCGCGAGCGGGCTCACTCCTACAGGGGTTCGGTGTTGTTTGAGTTATTGATTACGTACGAAACCGGCTCACCAACTGATTCAACGTCTGCGACAGCGCCGTCAGATTCTGAGCATCCTGACGCGTCGAATCCGCCAGGCTCGCCACCAGCTGCGCATCACCATGAATCTGGCTGATATGCCGATTGATATCCTCGGCCACCTGATGCTGTTCCTCGGCCGCCGTGGCGATCTGCGTGTTCATGTCGCGGATCACGTCCACCGACTCACGAATCAATTCAAAACTCGCCCGCGCCTCGTTGATCGACACCACGGTTTCCTGCGACACCTCAAGGCTGGCATGCATCTGCTTGCCCATCTGATGGGTGCGCCGCGCCAGATTGCCCAGCAGTGCATCGATCTCGCCGGTTGAATCCGAAGTACGCTTGGCCAATGCACGAACCTCATCGGCCACCACCGCGAAACCCCGCCCCTGCTCGCCCGCGCGCGCCGCTTCAATAGCGGCGTTGAGCGCGAGCAGATTGGTCTGCTCGGCGATCGAGCGAATGGTGCCGAGGATCGACTGGATGTCGTTGCTGTCCTGCTCCAGTTGCTGCATCGACTCGGCACTATGACCGATTTCCTCGCTCAAACGGCCGACATTGCTCACCGCCGCATCAATCTGCTGCTGCCCGGTGTGGGCCTGACGCTGGCCGTTGTCAGCCGAGTCCGCAGCCTGACTGCAGGAGCGCGCAACTTCGTTGGAAGTGGCGACCATTTCATGGAACGCGGTCGAGACCATGTCCACCGCCTCGCGCTGACGCGACGCCACTTCAGCCATCTCTGCCGAGACTTCGGTGGCGCTGCCGGAGCTGCTGTGGATCTGCCCCGCCGCCTGGCCGATGCGCTGAATCAAGGTGCGGATCGCTTCGAGAAACTGGTTGAACCAGCCGGCCAGCTGCGCCGTTTCGTCCTGCCCGCGCACTTCCAGGCGCGCGGTCAGGTCGCCCTCGCCCTGGGCAATGCCTTCCAGACCACTGGCGACGCCGCGTATCGGCTTGACCATCAACCCGGCAAACCACGCCCCGGCCATGGCAAACAGCAGCGCGCAGACCACAGCGATGACGCCGATGATCCACGTCAGCCGCGTGGCCCCGGCCATCACTTCACTGGCTTTGACCAGTCCGACAAACCGCCAGCCCAGCGCCTCGGACGGCCAGACCAGCGCCATGTAGCGCTCGCCGGCCAGTTCCACCTCCACCAGGCCTTTGCTCGCATCGGCCAGTTGCCGGTAGCCATCGCCCAGATCGGTGAGTTTCTTGAAGTTGTGCGCCGGATCGCTCGGATCGACCAACACGGTGTTGTTCGCCTCCATCAGCATCAGATAACCGCTGTCGCCGAGGCGGATCTGCTTGACCAGATCAGTCAGTTGCTTGAGCGAAACGTCGATATTGACCACGCCGGCATTGCTGCCCAACTGGTTGTTGAAGCTGCGCACGGTGCTGACCAGCACCACATCATCGGCCGCCCAGTAATAGGCTTCGGTGCGCACGGTTTTGCCGGGATTGGCCATTGCGGTTTTGTACCAGGGCCGCGTGCGCGGGTCGTAATTGGCCAGTTGCGCATCGCCCGGCCAGAACAGATAACCGCCCTGCTCGGTGCCCAGCGATAGATAGGTGTACGCCGGATGCGCCTTGGCCAGCCCGGCGAACAGCTTGAACAATTGCTGATCTTGCGGCCCCATGGGCACTTGCGCGGCATCGCTGCTCAGGTAGCGTTTGAGGCTGCCGTCGATGCTCTGCAATTGCGGATGCTCGGCCAGATAAGCGACGTTCTGGCTGATCCCCTCAAAGAACAATTGCATCGCATTTTCGACCTGACGCACTTCGCGTCCGGTGCTGTCGACGAAATTGTCCCGCGCCCCATCGCGGACATTGAGAATGATCAGCGCCGCCACCAGCAACACCGGCAGACTGGCGATCACAGCGAATGCCATGGTCAGTTTTTGTTTGATGTTCATCTGTTGCGCCTTCCTTGTTCGAAGTGTCGGTCAGAAATATTTTGCGGATATTCCGTATTATGGTATACCAATATTCAATCAACCGACCAGCCGTCCTCGAAGGCGTGCCTGAAGGGTGATAAAACTCGCGAGCGTCCAGCGCTCACGGCAGTTCGACAGGCCAGCACACGACCGGCCAATGACAAAAGACTCGAGGTAGCGTCATGAAATTTTCCCTGTTCATCCACATGGAACGCTGGGACGAAAGCGTCAGCCACCGGCAACTGTTCGAAGACCTCACCGAACTGACCCTGATGGCCGAGGCCGGCGGTTTCAGCACCGTGTGGATCGGCGAACACCACGCCATGGAATACACCATCTCGCCGAGCCCGATGCCGCTGCTGGCCTACCTCGCGGCGAAAACCACCACCATCCACCTCGGCGCCGGCACCATCATCGCGCCGTTCTGGCACCCGCTGCGCGTCGCCGGCGAATGCGCCCTGCTTGACGTGATCAGCAACGGCCGCATGGAAGTCGGCCTCGCCCGTGGCGCCTATCAGGTCGAGTTCGACCGCATGGCCGGCGGCATGCCTGCCTCGAGCGGCGGCCAGGCCCTGCGCGAAATGGTCCCTGTGGTCCGCGCCCTGTGGCAAGGCGACTACGCCCACGATGGCGACATCTGGAAATTCCCCACTTCGACCAGCGTGCCGAAACCGATCCAGAAGCCCAACCCGCCGATGTGGATCGCCGCCCGCGACCCGGATTCGCACAACTTCGCCGTGGCCAACGGCTGCAACGTGATGGTCACGCCC comes from the Pseudomonas granadensis genome and includes:
- a CDS encoding LLM class flavin-dependent oxidoreductase, which translates into the protein MKFSLFIHMERWDESVSHRQLFEDLTELTLMAEAGGFSTVWIGEHHAMEYTISPSPMPLLAYLAAKTTTIHLGAGTIIAPFWHPLRVAGECALLDVISNGRMEVGLARGAYQVEFDRMAGGMPASSGGQALREMVPVVRALWQGDYAHDGDIWKFPTSTSVPKPIQKPNPPMWIAARDPDSHNFAVANGCNVMVTPLMKGDEEVVDLKNKFQTALDNNPDVPRPQLMVLRHTHVHTADDPDGWKVGAKAISRFYRTFDAWFGNKQAPVNGFLAPSPEEKFAGRPEFELESLHKTAMIGTPEEIIPRIKYYQELGVDEFSFWCDNSLPHAEKKKSLELFIKHVVPAFR
- a CDS encoding purine-cytosine permease family protein, producing the protein MSQMSRQDPLIENHTVDYVPLAERHGKARDLFTLWFSTNIAPLPIVTGAMVVQVFHLDLFWGLLAIALGHMIGGVVIALASAQGPRMGIPQMVQSRGQFGRYGALLIVFFAALIYIGFFISNIVLAGKSIVGIAPSVPAPMSILIGALAATAIGVIGYNFIHTLNRIGTWVMGGALLAGFIYIFANDLPADFFTRGSFSLSGWLATVSLGIIWQISFSPYVSDYSRYLPADIGIAKPFWATYLGATLGTILSFAFGAVAVLATPEGTEAMAAVKQSTGWLGPILMVLFLLNIISHNALNLYGAVLSIITSIQTFASQWTPSIKVRVVLSSVVLAGCCVVALGASADFISQFIGLILALLLVLVPWASINLIDFYLIKRGCYDISSIFRADGGIYGRFNLHAIIAYFIGIIVQLPFANTSLYVGPYANLVEGADLSWLVGLVATVPLYYCLATRGQAQQSRAAKLGYTD
- a CDS encoding flavin reductase family protein, which gives rise to MIDAAIYKQVMGSFPSGVTVITTLDDDGQIVGLTASAFSSLSMDPALVLFCPNYSSDSYPVLIKNKRFAIHVLSGGQQSEAYAFARKGKDKAQGIEWTLSELGNPILANATAVIECELWREYEGGDHAIMVGAVKNLIVPEQVAGPLVYCHGKMGALPVLV
- a CDS encoding methyl-accepting chemotaxis protein; translated protein: MAEVASRQREAVDMVSTAFHEMVATSNEVARSCSQAADSADNGQRQAHTGQQQIDAAVSNVGRLSEEIGHSAESMQQLEQDSNDIQSILGTIRSIAEQTNLLALNAAIEAARAGEQGRGFAVVADEVRALAKRTSDSTGEIDALLGNLARRTHQMGKQMHASLEVSQETVVSINEARASFELIRESVDVIRDMNTQIATAAEEQHQVAEDINRHISQIHGDAQLVASLADSTRQDAQNLTALSQTLNQLVSRFRT